The Silurus meridionalis isolate SWU-2019-XX chromosome 26, ASM1480568v1, whole genome shotgun sequence region GTTACACTGATTATCcgcaaataaatgaatgatattTACCCAAGATACTTCAGAGAGGTGTTGGACCTCAGCCCTTCCGCCAGCTGCTCGGCCCCCTGGGATGTGATGCTATTGTTTCCAAGTCTGTAAAGCGTAAGATATAACAAACAGGATTAcataaacatttcaaatattaaacAGATTTAACTGATAATTGTTTCATCATCTAGAGAGTTTATTTAGTATACATTTTGATATGAGTATTAATTATCTCTAAAAGATTTcctattgtgtttatttatttacataactTTGCGCATATTTGCTGTCATCATTTAAGCAAAGCACCTGTTATTTAGCATTAAGCTGTCAAGCTTCAAGTTCAAATTAAGTTGTCTATCCACTGTGATGACTAAATTTTTACTATATTTGTGCCATTCACAATTTTGAAAGAATCCTTAATATGGAAATCAATGGAAGGTCATTGAGCAGTTCAGTGTAATGCTCAGTGTCGTTTGTTTTCCCTTATCATACTATCTGCTTTATTTAGATGTTAGTATCACAAccaagaaaataattaatatagtcTTATAGTTTAGTTTTATCATCATTCAGCTTACAGAACTTGTTTAATGGCTTAAGCTAGCTATCTTACGTTATTAACGGGAGTCATTGGCATGTTTGCCATCCAAATtcataccgtattttccggactataagccgctacttctTTCCTatgctttgaaccccgcagcttaaacaacgaagtggctaatttatggatttttcctgggtttttcccagtttcacaaacttcaagccaaaaaactgagccccataacattagaccaatgaaactgctgaacgggttcaggtgaaccaatgaaactctttatattaaatcagatgcgctcccactgaatcgggccgcatcataaatatggatgaggttcctctgacctttgacctcctgctcactcggactgtcaacaggaaatgcgaatcattcgtcacgctgaaaacaaccgggcatgaaaaaacgcacttcacctgtgttctgagctgcacggcatcgggagaaaagcttccaccaatggtgatttttaaacgcacgacgatgccaaaagaaaaactttcgagagaaatagttgtgaaaggaaggaggaagacagtgaacaatgactttctttgtaggctactgtttagatacaagccttgtaacagacactgtctttcattaaagcctgtgtaaagttcattagttcatTCAAAAGTTCAttaaagcttatttatgttcaaaataaaaatctttgtcaaattcagtgggtgcggcttgtatttgcgcttaatagtccggaaattacagtacttTACATATTTTTCATACAATACTTAAAATCTTGTGATTATTAGGCAAACCTCTCTATATGATTACAatggaaatgtatttacataaaaGCAGCATGTGTAAATCTATGGTAATACCTTAATGCAAGGAAGTTCTTCTTTGTCTTAAGCAGCATGGCGAAATACTTTGTGCAGTCATCTGTTAGCTTATTGTTGAACAGCCTGTGTAAATAAACGTttactttaaaagaaaaaaagcagaactTCTTACACCTTGTGTAAGACATTAAGAATTGAAATTAGaatgtatttgatttatttatttattaactcacGCTATTTTGGCGAAGCATTCGCAGTGCACTCCCTTCTCAACCAGTTTGCGTATTCCTTCATCAGATATGTTATTGTTTCTCAAGCTGTCaagtttaaaagaaataaaagatgaaaatcTGTTAGTTTGAATGAATTCTATAAACATTAATACtatgcacaataaaaaaaaaattcctcaaTGTAGTGGTTCTCGGTTAAATCTTTCCTAGAATGAAACCCTCAGAATGTGTGAATAATTATACTTAAGTCGCAATGTTAATTTGCTTATGTTGAAGAAAGCTAGAATAACCTGTACATGAAcattcaaataaacatttatggaCCCCCTTTTTCTTGTTAAAATTGAAGTTAATGgttttaaaacttatttttcaCTCTTAGAAGAAATCTTTAAATTTGGAGCCCCAAAAAAGGCTATTTAGTGTGTCACTTTGGGGTAAACCTGCcagttctctttctttcagaagctaataatattaaaataagtaaTGATTTTCCCCAAATGTGTACCACAGGAAGTAGCATAAATAGATAATCGacaaaatacagtatgtatggtacaataataattcaacatttaaatgaatttaattaaattcatttaaaggTTTGCCAAAGAATGTATATTCTTACTAGAGGGAGTGACAGACATGAAGACATGGCAGGAGTTGTTCCAATCCCACATCTCCCACTGAGTTGAAGTCCAGCTGTAATCCAATAGGATTCTGCAGGTACCTGAGCACATAAGCCAAAGCGGTGCATTCCACTGGCCCAATATTACAGTAAATTAGCTTCAGGTGCTCTACTTCTAGTTTGGCTACTGCATCCTTAGCAATCTCGCTTTCTTGCATTTCATAGATGCACTTAATTAGCCAAACAAAACTTGGCATGGCGTGCATGCTCTTCTTTTCACCCTTCACTGGCGGCGGGATTGATTTAAAATGCCTATGTAAACCTTTCGACAAACACTTCATGACTTGTTTGGATTTTTTCTCGAGCAAGACAGAAGGACATATTTGTAGAAGACTGTGATAGCGCTGGGACAGAAGTCCTGCAACAAACGCTGATGTGATCTTCAGGTTTGGGGCCTCAGCTTCACTGCAGTATTTAACTACAGGCCTCACGCAATGTAGAAGACAATTGTGATTAAAAACAGCTGGCTGCTTGCACTGGAAGAGATTTAGGATAACAGAGCAATTGTCATTGTTGTTGAGAACAATATGGAGAGCAGCAAAGAAGCACTGCATGGTTATATGCAGGAATTCAAAATGTTTGCAGTCAGAGTAGTCTGAGAGGTCCTTACAGTGTATTAGGAATCCCAGATCAATGTCCTGCTCTGTGATGCTACATTTCTGTAAGAGTGACTCTGTGAATATGTAACAGGAAGTCTCTAAACCCTCCAGGGCCAACTCTCCCAGTCGTTTTATTGTCTCTAGATGTTCCTGTAGCCATCCCATTCCCAAAGTTCTTTGTTGTTGGGGCCTCCGTTTCTGAAAGAAATGCTTTAGAACCATAAGGTACACATCAGTAACCGTCTGAGGGCTACCTTCCCCGAACCCGAGCAACTCTTTGTAACACTTTGATATAATCCAGCAGAAAACAGGAATATGGCAGAGCCCAAGCAGAACTGTGTTAGCCTTGAGGGACTCTAAAACCCGATTAGCTACACTGGCATCTTTGTGGTGTTTTCTCACAAAGTTATCAATTCCCTCAGGAGAGAAACCCTTGGCCAGAACTTCCTTGCGGAGATACTGCTTCAGAGATTGATCCACTGCTTGGGGCCTGCTGGTTACCACCTTCTTCACCCCTTTCATTAAGGTACCCTGAAGTAGATTGAAA contains the following coding sequences:
- the nod2 gene encoding nucleotide-binding oligomerization domain-containing protein 2 isoform X2; its protein translation is MESGCLTSQDFDEVLLPVYTCSQKVRKLLDQVRFRGEGAAHALLQCLEHIDSKPQRVKEEKHLSTECLLYQKKLCSSVKAQSYYLSTYGGNSRFSLDDIYTDVLLEVVQSDREVTALGLQDVVGLLGTLNEEADTILVSGEAGNGKSTLLQRLHLLWAQGTMLTDILMLFPFTCRKLNAEQRMLSLKELLFLHCCWPDKGQDEIFQFILDHPHLVLFTFDGLDEFRHTFSDEERHCCPTQQAPVHTLLFNLLQGTLMKGVKKVVTSRPQAVDQSLKQYLRKEVLAKGFSPEGIDNFVRKHHKDASVANRVLESLKANTVLLGLCHIPVFCWIISKCYKELLGFGEGSPQTVTDVYLMVLKHFFQKRRPQQQRTLGMGWLQEHLETIKRLGELALEGLETSCYIFTESLLQKCSITEQDIDLGFLIHCKDLSDYSDCKHFEFLHITMQCFFAALHIVLNNNDNCSVILNLFQCKQPAVFNHNCLLHCVRPVVKYCSEAEAPNLKITSAFVAGLLSQRYHSLLQICPSVLLEKKSKQVMKCLSKGLHRHFKSIPPPVKGEKKSMHAMPSFVWLIKCIYEMQESEIAKDAVAKLEVEHLKLIYCNIGPVECTALAYVLRYLQNPIGLQLDFNSVGDVGLEQLLPCLHVCHSLYLRNNNISDEGIRKLVEKGVHCECFAKIALFNNKLTDDCTKYFAMLLKTKKNFLALRLGNNSITSQGAEQLAEGLRSNTSLKYLGLWGNKIGDKGAEAIADALKNSTSLIWLSLAGNNVGSAGACALAELVKSSTTLVDLWLSQNHISRDGVKCLIEALKLNSTIKEVWLRGNNLSEEDVKDFSRQESRLIL